A region from the Desulfomonilaceae bacterium genome encodes:
- a CDS encoding 4-hydroxyphenylacetate 3-hydroxylase N-terminal domain-containing protein: MALKTGDQYLRSLKSLKIEAHIMGKKTKKPEKHGLIGPSRQAVAFTYDSAHRPESREMFTAVSHLCNGEVNRFTHLHQSVEDLVNKIKMQRYCGAMTGCCFQRCVGLDAANAIYSTTFDCDRKHDTHFHDRFRDYWGWIQREDLVVDGAMTDPKGDRSRRPKDQIDPDLFLRVKDRKAGGVVISGAKLHQTGMLNSHEILIMPTMSMRLGEEPWAICCAVPIDANGVRYIYGRQASDTRKLEQDKLDVGNPIFGGQEVMTVFEDVFVPEERIFLDGQIDFTGTLVERFASYHRQSYGGCKVGVGDVLIGATELIARMNGVEKAGHVREKIVEMIHLNETLYCCGLACSSQGRPTPAGNYQVDLLLANVCKLNVTRFPYEIARLATDIAGGLLGTMPSAADLNDPEVGPYIEKYLAANPDYRVLDRMKVLRLIENLTIGAGAVGYLVESMHGAGPPAAQRIMIGRQAGLDEKAEQVMRLLKISGK; encoded by the coding sequence ATGGCGCTAAAAACTGGAGATCAGTACCTTAGGTCTCTGAAGTCGCTCAAAATTGAAGCTCACATAATGGGCAAAAAGACCAAAAAGCCAGAGAAGCACGGACTTATAGGCCCTTCTCGGCAGGCGGTGGCTTTTACCTATGACTCCGCTCACAGACCCGAGAGCCGAGAAATGTTTACGGCGGTTTCACACTTATGCAACGGTGAGGTTAACCGATTCACTCATCTGCATCAGAGCGTCGAAGACCTGGTCAACAAAATAAAAATGCAACGTTACTGCGGGGCAATGACCGGCTGCTGCTTTCAGCGCTGTGTAGGCCTTGATGCGGCTAATGCCATCTACAGCACGACATTCGATTGTGACCGCAAACATGACACCCACTTTCATGATCGTTTCCGTGATTATTGGGGTTGGATCCAGAGGGAAGACCTTGTAGTAGACGGAGCTATGACCGACCCGAAAGGTGATCGAAGTCGTCGGCCCAAGGACCAGATAGACCCTGATCTTTTCCTGCGGGTGAAAGACCGAAAAGCCGGTGGGGTAGTCATCAGCGGAGCCAAGCTCCACCAGACAGGCATGCTTAATTCCCATGAGATCCTGATCATGCCCACTATGAGCATGCGCCTGGGCGAAGAGCCTTGGGCAATATGCTGCGCCGTTCCAATAGACGCCAATGGCGTGCGCTATATTTATGGCAGACAAGCCAGTGACACTCGAAAACTGGAACAGGACAAGCTTGACGTTGGCAACCCCATTTTCGGCGGTCAAGAGGTCATGACGGTTTTCGAGGATGTATTCGTTCCAGAAGAACGTATATTCCTGGATGGCCAGATTGACTTCACAGGCACGTTGGTGGAGCGTTTCGCATCTTACCACCGCCAGAGTTATGGAGGGTGTAAAGTTGGCGTTGGAGACGTTCTGATCGGGGCCACCGAACTGATCGCTCGCATGAATGGGGTAGAGAAAGCCGGTCATGTGAGGGAAAAAATTGTGGAAATGATCCACCTGAATGAAACTCTTTACTGCTGCGGGCTGGCCTGCTCAAGCCAGGGGCGCCCTACTCCCGCCGGTAACTATCAAGTAGATCTACTGCTGGCAAATGTGTGCAAGCTCAACGTCACCCGCTTTCCATATGAGATTGCTCGACTGGCTACCGACATTGCCGGAGGTTTGCTGGGAACTATGCCTTCAGCCGCGGATCTAAACGATCCCGAGGTTGGCCCCTACATCGAGAAGTATCTGGCGGCCAATCCGGATTACCGGGTGCTCGATCGTATGAAAGTTCTTAGGCTGATTGAGAACCTTACTATTGGGGCGGGCGCTGTAGGTTATCTTGTGGAGTCCATGCATGGCGCCGGGCCACCGGCTGCTCAGAGAATCATGATAGGTAGGCAGGCTGGGCTTGATGAAAAGGCGGAGCAAGTAATGAGGCTCCTCAAAATATCGGGGAAATAG
- a CDS encoding DUF2314 domain-containing protein, with translation MVQVRCADCGYLQSLSDERFLNISEDFLNCPHCHARIPKTWKPAQVDSIPEDVRHKMLAFSSRILNGGDITKEVVNALESLFRKYGPLENTVRALGLGYASVGEAKKAEEFLIQVHDLDSTDKEVCQSLLKIYLSLSKYQEAVEIGMSLVQASEAEDDDIGRLGLALIRIGRQEEAGRLLESRPCMDNRNLEIRKAKKELHAGSPIGIGAIFSGKVPFNKLFSISGKESLKAISSRARSLVSSPGAQLFGSLRRTGEEKPITGGDAGGAATLESSLWTNHCEYWVYTPTSTIPSWEDLKRSFLQQPANRQNRSRELQNLENLIAKQKLTIDYILREEAGDLFEYPVELLEFNSRELEASDFKTFRHSQMIIRIRFSDSADAALENVIFLTRFVEAVRNVSGGVIQDAVSHVLWGQRAWERSLYDERSQVVQSNVLIDLLDEDGALWAHSHGMRKFGLPDIELEGVPKDFGVAAAKLIMRACETIVDLRSKSSVISQPLRLADSSVSCGFEYRRPDAEGHFPAGSFLISPYTGYDSSTSGTSLSDALIVFNRASGPARVPVEKMALKSEAPAAKTDVISPDLIILRKRILDAHRKARGALDIFRKSFQESNLTQDRVHAVKVGFPAHGGQYEWMWVSLNAWRGKSLVGFLENAPVLRKDLQKGAKVRINEAEIFDWVIANDNNIVDGGFTEQVVHDN, from the coding sequence ATGGTCCAAGTCCGTTGCGCCGACTGCGGTTACCTTCAAAGTCTCTCAGATGAAAGATTCTTAAACATATCCGAAGACTTTCTGAATTGTCCACATTGCCACGCCAGAATTCCAAAAACGTGGAAACCTGCTCAGGTGGATTCCATCCCCGAAGACGTTCGACACAAGATGCTCGCTTTCTCAAGTCGCATTCTCAACGGGGGTGATATCACAAAAGAGGTCGTGAATGCGCTGGAGTCGCTCTTCAGAAAGTACGGGCCCCTAGAAAACACTGTAAGAGCGCTCGGTTTGGGATACGCGTCTGTTGGAGAAGCGAAAAAGGCGGAAGAGTTCTTAATTCAAGTCCATGATTTGGATTCTACAGACAAGGAGGTTTGTCAATCTCTTCTCAAGATATATTTGTCACTTTCCAAATATCAGGAAGCGGTGGAAATCGGCATGAGCTTGGTACAGGCTTCAGAGGCCGAAGATGACGATATAGGCAGGCTCGGATTGGCGCTGATTAGGATAGGAAGGCAAGAGGAGGCCGGCCGGCTTTTGGAGTCACGCCCCTGCATGGATAACAGAAATCTGGAGATACGTAAGGCCAAAAAAGAGTTACATGCCGGATCGCCTATCGGAATAGGAGCAATATTTAGTGGGAAAGTTCCATTCAACAAGCTTTTTTCAATATCTGGGAAAGAGAGCCTAAAAGCCATAAGCAGTAGAGCCAGGTCGCTGGTGTCCTCGCCTGGAGCACAATTGTTCGGCAGTCTTCGACGGACTGGCGAAGAAAAACCAATTACTGGAGGTGATGCAGGCGGAGCAGCTACGCTCGAATCCTCATTGTGGACAAACCATTGTGAATATTGGGTATATACTCCAACATCAACGATCCCCAGTTGGGAAGACTTAAAGAGAAGTTTCTTGCAGCAGCCAGCCAACAGACAAAACAGATCCCGGGAACTTCAGAATCTCGAGAATCTCATCGCCAAACAGAAGCTCACCATTGATTATATACTCCGGGAAGAAGCGGGGGATTTGTTCGAATACCCCGTGGAGCTATTGGAATTTAACTCTCGCGAACTGGAGGCCTCTGATTTCAAAACCTTCAGACATTCACAGATGATAATAAGGATAAGATTCTCTGATTCTGCGGATGCCGCCCTCGAAAATGTGATATTTCTTACAAGATTTGTAGAAGCGGTTAGAAACGTCTCCGGAGGAGTAATACAGGACGCAGTCTCGCATGTTCTATGGGGGCAGAGGGCTTGGGAGAGAAGTCTATATGATGAAAGATCGCAAGTGGTTCAATCCAACGTCCTGATAGATTTACTGGATGAAGATGGGGCTTTATGGGCTCACAGCCACGGCATGAGAAAATTCGGATTGCCTGACATTGAGCTGGAGGGAGTTCCAAAGGATTTTGGAGTCGCAGCGGCCAAACTTATAATGCGCGCGTGCGAAACCATAGTGGACCTTAGAAGTAAATCTTCAGTTATCTCTCAGCCGCTGCGCTTGGCAGATTCCTCGGTCTCGTGTGGTTTCGAATACCGCAGACCGGACGCTGAAGGACATTTCCCTGCAGGCAGTTTCCTAATATCGCCTTATACGGGCTATGACTCTTCAACAAGCGGGACCAGCCTCAGTGACGCATTGATAGTTTTCAATCGAGCCTCCGGTCCTGCCCGAGTCCCAGTCGAGAAGATGGCTTTGAAATCCGAGGCGCCTGCGGCCAAAACCGACGTAATAAGCCCAGACTTGATAATTTTAAGGAAAAGGATATTGGATGCTCACCGCAAGGCGCGCGGAGCCTTGGACATTTTTAGAAAAAGCTTTCAGGAATCCAATCTTACGCAAGACCGGGTACATGCCGTAAAAGTGGGATTTCCGGCTCATGGCGGTCAATATGAATGGATGTGGGTATCTCTGAACGCGTGGCGCGGCAAATCCTTGGTCGGTTTCCTCGAGAATGCCCCAGTCTTACGTAAAGATCTCCAAAAAGGCGCTAAAGTCCGAATAAACGAAGCCGAGATATTCGATTGGGTTATAGCCAACGACAATAACATTGTTGACGGAGGCTTTACCGAGCAAGTTGTACACGACAACTAA
- a CDS encoding SDR family oxidoreductase yields the protein MSTIHTTVKNPNLVQKRREQIVLAAINLFAQKGFHKTTLRNLAEQTGLSQASIYDYVGSKEDIFFLIHELAASSAMEAMTKSLEHVSAPLEKLRRMIRAEFSTMDKLADAIMLIYQEGHILTKPLLQSLLRKERAHLEVIESILEECVERGILRPCNVRVVANLIKSMVDAWVLKRWDLRGYASALDVEKAILELLFQGLVEPGSSPAQCESSGNSLEGKSALVVNGGTPLSTALISFMLSHGVTVTAHMDTVSRGREYAIINLGGSNKLKCYFNSENGPMSPELYKKIENEIGTPDIYIHDIGIGSLKISEASRDNLVAAGRLQENVTCARNLITSVLESMRKRSSGRVIYLAPWAWDRYADALSYETAKASAIALTLVCAKDVAGSQVNVNCIAPGFIRTIRPSRIQKDLAAQLIKEIPAARMGELSDVTNALLFLVGDSSKYITGQVLKCNGGAD from the coding sequence GTGAGTACGATTCACACCACCGTCAAAAACCCAAATCTCGTTCAGAAACGTCGCGAACAAATCGTTCTTGCGGCAATTAACCTCTTCGCCCAAAAGGGATTCCACAAAACCACACTCAGAAATCTCGCAGAACAAACTGGCTTAAGCCAAGCCAGCATCTACGATTATGTCGGGTCCAAGGAGGACATATTCTTCCTGATTCACGAGTTGGCCGCCAGCTCGGCCATGGAGGCCATGACAAAGTCCCTCGAACATGTTTCGGCCCCGCTTGAGAAACTGCGTCGGATGATCCGGGCCGAATTCAGCACCATGGATAAACTGGCGGACGCCATCATGTTAATCTACCAAGAGGGCCACATTCTTACGAAACCCCTTTTGCAAAGTCTCTTGAGGAAGGAACGGGCCCATCTCGAAGTTATCGAGTCAATACTCGAAGAATGTGTGGAAAGAGGGATACTTCGGCCATGTAACGTTCGGGTAGTCGCCAACCTTATCAAATCTATGGTTGACGCATGGGTCCTGAAGCGGTGGGATCTCCGTGGCTATGCTAGCGCTCTCGATGTGGAGAAGGCCATCCTCGAATTACTCTTTCAAGGATTAGTTGAGCCAGGTTCCTCACCTGCGCAGTGTGAATCAAGCGGTAACTCTTTGGAAGGCAAGTCGGCGCTTGTCGTAAATGGCGGGACGCCTCTTAGTACCGCCCTGATTTCCTTTATGCTATCGCATGGGGTTACGGTGACGGCCCACATGGACACTGTAAGCAGGGGCCGGGAATATGCGATTATCAACCTTGGTGGGTCCAACAAGCTCAAATGCTATTTCAACTCTGAAAATGGACCGATGTCTCCGGAACTGTACAAGAAAATTGAAAACGAAATTGGGACACCCGACATTTATATTCACGACATAGGAATAGGCAGCCTCAAAATATCTGAGGCGTCGCGGGACAATCTTGTCGCCGCCGGTCGACTCCAGGAAAATGTAACCTGCGCCCGGAATTTGATTACTTCGGTTCTCGAGAGTATGCGGAAACGTTCCTCGGGGCGTGTCATTTATTTGGCGCCCTGGGCTTGGGACAGGTATGCCGACGCCTTGAGCTACGAAACAGCGAAGGCTTCGGCCATTGCGTTGACCTTGGTCTGCGCCAAAGATGTGGCTGGGTCCCAGGTAAATGTGAACTGCATTGCGCCGGGGTTCATAAGGACCATTCGTCCCTCTCGGATTCAGAAAGATCTTGCGGCTCAGTTAATTAAAGAGATCCCAGCGGCGCGTATGGGAGAATTGTCGGACGTGACCAATGCGTTGTTATTTCTGGTGGGAGATTCATCTAAATATATTACAGGGCAGGTGCTGAAATGCAACGGAGGCGCCGATTAG
- a CDS encoding AMP-binding protein: protein MGSIYEKRPWLSSYPDWISHDFEITSATAIDDFIKTACSRPDAPAVYYFDHVISYGEINALSEVLAAAFLDFGLETGDRIIVHLQNIPQFLIATYAAWKLGLIVVPLNPMYKEQELSYFCQDSGAKLFLTHDEIANALDLSFLKQTKVKLVITTSALDLLPPDSSPVETLKNVKRPEVMGCLKFLDILKNYAGKALDYCEVTPDTVAYLTYTSGTTGQPKGAMNTHGNIAFNARVYRAVMRIGSDDVVLGVAPLFHVTGEVAHSAIAALAGIPLTLFYRFDPGEALRLIERWKVTMTVASITVYIAMMNHPDIKKRRLESFVKAYSGGAPVSKALVDQFESLTGLRLHNVYGMTETNSPSHIVPLGEKAPVDPESGALSVGLPVPNSVSKIVDLEDRSREMAPGEVGEIANRGPMIIPGYWNKPEETAYAIEDGWLFTGDVGKMDEQGWFYVVDRKKDLIIASGYKVWPRDVEDVLYQHHAVREAAVIGVSDSYRGETVKAFVALKEGSEGTVTADEIISFCKSRMAAYKYPRQVEFVTAIPKTLTGKFLRKDLREDKKA from the coding sequence ATGGGATCTATTTACGAAAAACGGCCTTGGTTGAGTTCTTATCCTGATTGGATTTCTCATGATTTTGAAATAACGTCTGCGACAGCCATAGATGATTTCATTAAAACCGCGTGTTCCCGACCAGACGCTCCAGCGGTTTATTACTTTGACCATGTGATCTCATACGGTGAGATCAATGCGCTCTCGGAGGTTTTGGCCGCGGCGTTCCTGGACTTTGGTCTTGAGACTGGCGATCGAATCATTGTACATCTTCAGAACATCCCTCAATTCCTAATCGCAACCTATGCCGCATGGAAACTAGGCCTTATAGTGGTCCCGCTGAATCCTATGTACAAGGAACAGGAACTTTCTTATTTTTGTCAGGATTCCGGCGCTAAACTGTTCCTTACCCATGACGAAATTGCAAACGCTCTGGACCTTTCCTTTTTAAAACAGACAAAGGTCAAACTGGTGATCACGACTTCGGCCCTTGATTTGCTGCCTCCTGATTCGTCTCCTGTGGAGACGCTCAAAAACGTAAAACGACCTGAAGTTATGGGGTGCCTTAAATTTCTCGATATTTTAAAGAATTATGCAGGGAAGGCCCTCGATTATTGTGAAGTTACTCCCGATACTGTCGCGTACCTTACATATACATCCGGGACTACGGGCCAACCCAAAGGGGCCATGAACACTCATGGAAACATAGCGTTTAACGCTAGAGTCTACCGGGCCGTTATGCGCATAGGCTCCGACGATGTAGTCCTTGGAGTCGCCCCACTTTTCCACGTCACTGGTGAAGTGGCTCACTCGGCCATCGCAGCTTTAGCCGGGATCCCGCTGACGCTCTTCTACCGCTTTGATCCAGGTGAGGCCCTTAGGTTGATAGAGCGATGGAAGGTGACCATGACGGTTGCTTCGATCACCGTGTACATCGCTATGATGAATCATCCGGACATAAAAAAAAGACGTCTTGAAAGTTTTGTAAAAGCTTACAGCGGTGGGGCGCCGGTTTCCAAAGCCCTGGTTGATCAGTTTGAGAGCTTGACGGGTCTTCGCCTTCACAATGTATATGGGATGACGGAAACAAATTCTCCATCTCACATCGTCCCGTTAGGAGAGAAGGCGCCCGTGGATCCAGAGAGTGGGGCTCTTTCGGTCGGGCTTCCTGTTCCCAACAGTGTTTCAAAGATTGTGGACCTTGAAGATCGATCTCGTGAAATGGCGCCGGGCGAAGTAGGGGAAATAGCGAATCGTGGGCCAATGATTATTCCCGGATACTGGAACAAACCCGAGGAAACAGCGTACGCCATCGAAGACGGGTGGCTTTTTACCGGGGATGTCGGCAAGATGGACGAACAGGGATGGTTTTATGTCGTGGATCGCAAAAAGGACCTGATCATCGCTTCGGGGTATAAAGTTTGGCCTAGAGACGTGGAGGACGTTCTCTATCAGCATCACGCCGTGCGGGAAGCCGCTGTAATCGGCGTTTCTGATTCATATCGGGGAGAAACTGTTAAAGCCTTTGTGGCATTGAAAGAGGGATCGGAAGGAACAGTAACCGCTGATGAAATCATATCGTTCTGCAAGAGTCGGATGGCGGCGTACAAGTACCCGAGACAGGTTGAGTTTGTCACTGCGATCCCAAAAACCCTGACAGGTAAGTTCTTGAGAAAAGATCTCCGTGAAGATAAGAAAGCCTAA
- a CDS encoding 4-hydroxyphenylacetate 3-hydroxylase family protein, which produces MTMMTGRDYIESLRELRPEVYFMAERITNVVDEPMFAPHINTAAMTYELAHDPQHAEIMTATSHLTGKKINRFTHIHHSIDDLVKKVRMMRLLGQKTGTCFQRCVGLDGLNALYAITYAMDAKLETSYHQRFKEFLGYVQEHDLMSAGAMTDARGDRSLRPHQQKNPDLYLHITERNNEGIIVNGAKLHITGVVNSHEIIVMPTRAMGEEDKDFAVAFATPVNTKGIKLVFARQTNDTRRLDGSLDSGNPKYANVGGEALIIFKDVFVPWGRVFMAGEYQFAGQLVEIFAGHHRANYGGCKVGLADVVAGASHWLADAHGVAKSSHIVDKLTDMMAMAETCWSCSLACSYEGRKTPSGAYNINPLLASVTKLNITKMVYEWMRIAQDIAGGKIITLPSEDDLNNQELGEVITGYFAGKEGVDVRNILKMLRLVESMSVGAGLPEAMHGAGSPAAQKIIIARRGGLEDKDSLAETILGIRRDETFENIVGKPEKDYMDEMAEKLRGQNVQICRRVTQ; this is translated from the coding sequence ATGACAATGATGACTGGGAGAGATTACATAGAATCTTTGCGGGAATTGAGACCCGAGGTCTATTTCATGGCCGAAAGGATCACCAATGTGGTCGACGAGCCTATGTTCGCTCCTCACATAAATACTGCAGCCATGACATATGAACTTGCTCATGATCCTCAACACGCTGAGATCATGACGGCGACCTCTCATCTTACCGGCAAGAAGATCAATCGATTCACTCACATTCACCATAGTATCGATGATCTGGTCAAAAAAGTTCGAATGATGCGGTTGCTGGGTCAGAAGACTGGGACGTGTTTCCAGCGCTGTGTAGGTCTGGATGGTCTTAATGCGCTGTATGCTATCACATATGCAATGGACGCCAAACTTGAGACTTCTTACCACCAACGGTTCAAAGAATTTCTAGGATATGTTCAGGAACATGATCTGATGTCCGCAGGCGCCATGACCGACGCTCGTGGTGACAGAAGTCTCAGGCCACATCAACAAAAAAATCCCGATCTTTACCTGCACATAACTGAAAGAAATAATGAGGGAATAATAGTTAACGGCGCCAAACTCCATATCACCGGTGTCGTTAATTCGCATGAGATCATTGTTATGCCCACTAGAGCGATGGGTGAGGAAGATAAGGATTTTGCGGTTGCTTTCGCGACGCCGGTTAATACAAAAGGAATCAAGTTAGTTTTTGCCCGCCAGACCAACGACACTCGTCGACTTGATGGTAGCCTGGACTCGGGGAACCCCAAGTACGCCAATGTGGGTGGAGAAGCCCTCATAATTTTCAAAGATGTATTTGTGCCTTGGGGAAGAGTTTTTATGGCGGGCGAATACCAATTCGCAGGTCAATTAGTAGAAATATTCGCTGGCCATCATCGCGCCAACTACGGCGGATGCAAGGTTGGGTTGGCGGACGTTGTAGCCGGCGCTTCCCACTGGTTGGCGGATGCCCACGGTGTAGCCAAATCGTCACATATTGTCGATAAACTTACCGATATGATGGCTATGGCGGAGACTTGCTGGTCATGTTCGCTAGCATGTTCGTATGAGGGGCGAAAAACCCCCTCTGGGGCCTATAACATCAATCCATTGCTGGCAAGCGTTACTAAACTGAATATTACCAAAATGGTCTACGAGTGGATGCGGATCGCTCAAGACATTGCGGGAGGAAAAATAATCACTCTTCCGTCAGAAGATGATTTGAACAATCAGGAATTAGGTGAGGTAATTACCGGTTACTTTGCCGGTAAAGAAGGGGTGGACGTACGTAACATACTGAAGATGCTAAGGCTCGTTGAAAGCATGTCCGTGGGGGCAGGACTGCCGGAAGCCATGCACGGGGCCGGTTCGCCGGCCGCTCAGAAAATAATTATAGCCCGTCGTGGAGGCTTAGAGGACAAAGACTCTCTGGCCGAGACGATTCTTGGCATACGGCGCGACGAAACTTTTGAAAACATAGTAGGAAAACCCGAGAAGGATTATATGGACGAGATGGCCGAAAAACTGCGAGGGCAAAACGTGCAAATTTGCCGTCGCGTTACTCAATAG